The following coding sequences are from one Blastocatellia bacterium window:
- a CDS encoding GWxTD domain-containing protein, translating to MRNMVRRIGVGSLLALLVASLLAPPVGLAQKKKDEKERAKKQRRELDEIYRRWLDEDVRWIITEEERAAFKKLATDEEREQFIEQFWLRRDPNPDTIENEYREEYYQRIAYANQHFSSGIPGWKTDRGRIYIMFGKPDSIESYPSGGSYQRPFWEGGGSTSTYPFEIWFYRYIEGVGSGIEIEFVDPTQSGEYRIARSPDEKDALLFVPNAGLTLAEEMGLASKADRPFFSPGNRERYPLMSQRAQDAPFERLQLLANLQRPPKVKFNDLATIADAEMTVEFDVLPFHLRTDYLQITENSILTVFTILLENQDLAFKNVGGIHEAKVNIHARIRPVTGRRPFIFEDVVTQQYASDVFEIGVQQKSIYQHKITLPPGNYVADIVLRDVTSGRTGVLHHGIQVPRFKEGELSSSSLILADRIEPLHGRLAAGPFVMGNLRVRPNVNSIFKPGDPLGVYMQVYNPGIDQTTLRPAVDVEYVVLRDGKEVLRLTEDGQNGLSRFTTQQLTLARLLPVESLQPGTYQLEVRITDHVKQTRLTPKTTFIILDAQKS from the coding sequence ATGAGGAACATGGTCAGAAGAATTGGCGTCGGGTCTCTTCTTGCTCTACTTGTTGCGTCTTTGCTGGCGCCGCCGGTTGGGTTGGCTCAGAAAAAGAAAGATGAGAAAGAGCGAGCCAAGAAACAACGGCGCGAGCTTGACGAAATCTATCGGCGCTGGCTCGATGAAGATGTGCGCTGGATCATCACTGAGGAAGAACGAGCTGCGTTTAAGAAACTGGCCACCGACGAAGAACGCGAGCAGTTTATCGAGCAGTTCTGGCTCCGGCGCGACCCTAATCCTGACACCATCGAGAACGAGTACCGTGAGGAATACTATCAACGCATTGCTTATGCCAATCAACATTTCTCCTCTGGCATTCCCGGATGGAAAACTGACCGGGGCCGCATCTACATCATGTTTGGCAAGCCCGACAGTATTGAGAGCTATCCTTCCGGTGGCAGTTATCAGCGCCCGTTTTGGGAAGGGGGCGGCTCAACCAGCACCTATCCGTTTGAAATCTGGTTTTACCGTTACATTGAAGGGGTCGGCAGCGGTATCGAAATCGAATTCGTTGATCCGACGCAATCGGGTGAATACCGCATTGCCCGCAGCCCTGATGAAAAAGACGCGCTGCTGTTTGTGCCGAACGCTGGATTGACGCTGGCTGAGGAAATGGGCTTGGCTTCAAAAGCTGACCGTCCGTTCTTCTCGCCGGGCAATCGAGAACGATACCCGCTGATGAGTCAACGGGCGCAGGACGCCCCGTTTGAGCGATTGCAATTGTTGGCCAACTTGCAACGACCGCCCAAAGTCAAATTCAACGATCTGGCCACCATCGCCGATGCCGAGATGACGGTTGAGTTTGACGTGCTGCCGTTCCACTTGCGCACCGATTATCTGCAAATCACCGAAAACTCCATCCTGACGGTCTTCACCATCCTGCTGGAGAATCAGGACCTGGCGTTCAAAAACGTCGGCGGCATTCACGAGGCCAAGGTCAACATCCATGCGCGGATTCGGCCGGTCACCGGGCGCCGACCGTTTATCTTTGAGGATGTTGTCACCCAGCAGTATGCCAGTGATGTCTTCGAGATCGGCGTCCAACAAAAATCCATCTACCAACATAAAATCACGTTGCCGCCGGGCAATTACGTGGCCGATATTGTGTTGCGCGACGTCACCAGTGGTCGAACCGGTGTGTTGCACCACGGCATCCAGGTCCCGCGTTTCAAGGAAGGTGAATTGTCATCCAGCTCATTAATCTTGGCAGACCGTATCGAACCGCTGCACGGGCGGCTGGCTGCCGGGCCTTTCGTGATGGGCAACTTACGGGTTCGCCCCAATGTCAACTCTATCTTCAAGCCCGGCGATCCACTGGGCGTTTACATGCAAGTGTATAATCCAGGTATTGACCAAACTACGCTGCGTCCGGCTGTGGACGTGGAATATGTGGTCTTGCGCGACGGCAAAGAAGTCTTGCGCTTGACTGAGGACGGACAAAATGGCCTCTCGCGCTTCACCACGCAGCAATTGACGTTGGCCCGACTGTTGCCGGTCGAATCGCTCCAGCCTGGCACATACCAACTAGAAGTGCGCATCACCGATCACGTCAAGCAGACGCGGCTCACCCCCAAGACGACATTTATCATTCTGGATGCTCAAAAATCCTAA